In one window of Gossypium hirsutum isolate 1008001.06 chromosome A01, Gossypium_hirsutum_v2.1, whole genome shotgun sequence DNA:
- the LOC107917435 gene encoding uncharacterized protein produces MNKSYQSSSKKSRDLYTRPNASIGYSNRDCGNQYSSPKAQATSVSSVGSVRNYRPECQRCERRHLGECRINNRACFKCGSQDHFLWDCPELVEKDKIQNARPSNTATKGRPPRNVGNVTSSRGMTKDSAIGSDARAPARAYTIRARKDASSPDVINGTFSLYDTSVITLIDLD; encoded by the coding sequence ATGAATAAGTCatatcaatcttcatcaaagaaatccagagatttGTACACTCGTCCAAATGCTTCAATTGGGTATTCGAACAGAGATTGTGGAAATCAGTATTcaagtcctaaagctcaagctacatcagtatcgagtgttggaAGTGTGAGAAATtatagacctgaatgtcaacgATGTGAAAGACGACATCTTGGTGAATGTAGAATAAATAatcgagcttgtttcaaatgtggttcacaAGATCATTTCCTATGGGATTGCCCTGAATTAGTGGAGAAAGATAAGATTCAGAATGCAAGACCGAGTAACACAGCCACTAAAGGGAGGCCACCAAGAAATGTGGGAAATGTGACCAGTAGTAGAGGCATGACAAAAGATTCGGCTATAGGATCCGAtgccagagcacctgctagagcctacacTATTCGCGCTCGCAAAGATGCGTCATCACCCGATGTTATCaatggtacattttctctttatgacactagtGTGATTACTTTGATTGATTTGGATTGA